The following proteins are encoded in a genomic region of Terriglobales bacterium:
- a CDS encoding VOC family protein: MGAKEKMNSIGQPVPELPVADVERAQQHYRDALGFEIGWLYPGKEIGAVSRGGVAIFFRKRKPPFEPAVHWVFAEDIDASYQELKSLGANIVDPLEKKPWGLRQFTVKDLDGNLFYFHHD, translated from the coding sequence GTGGGCGCAAAAGAGAAAATGAACTCGATTGGCCAGCCCGTGCCGGAGTTGCCGGTCGCTGATGTCGAACGCGCACAGCAGCATTACAGAGATGCACTCGGCTTTGAGATTGGATGGCTTTATCCAGGCAAAGAGATTGGGGCCGTGTCACGCGGTGGTGTGGCGATATTCTTTCGGAAGAGGAAGCCGCCGTTCGAACCTGCCGTTCACTGGGTGTTCGCTGAAGATATCGATGCGTCGTACCAGGAACTGAAGTCGTTAGGTGCGAACATCGTGGATCCTCTGGAAAAAAAGCCTTGGGGGTTGCGGCAGTTCACCGTAAAGGACCTGGACGGGAATCTCTTCTATTTCCACCATGACTAA
- a CDS encoding CPXCG motif-containing cysteine-rich protein — protein sequence MEAGFQCAGCGEWNEIVVDESAAGHQQYVEDCQVCCKPNLLSVEVDRSSGELRITAELES from the coding sequence ATGGAAGCTGGTTTCCAGTGCGCAGGCTGTGGCGAGTGGAACGAAATCGTTGTAGATGAATCTGCGGCGGGCCACCAGCAGTACGTGGAAGATTGCCAGGTGTGTTGCAAGCCTAATCTGCTTTCCGTTGAAGTTGATCGCAGCTCAGGTGAGTTGCGGATCACGGCAGAACTGGAATCGTAG
- a CDS encoding glycosyltransferase family 2 protein, with amino-acid sequence MNPLPAQSQCKTLSIIIPAYNEKETIQRVIESVMAVPIKLTRELIIVDDCSKDGTREILQELKPPVGATLKVLMHDRNQGKGAAIRTGLEHITGDIVLVQDADLEYDPADFPALLEPILSGRADVVFGNRFHGGTHRVLYFWHYQANLFLTTLCNMIANLNLSDMEVGYKVFRTEFIKKVKLTANRFGFEPEITIKVARLKCRIYEVPISYHGRTYEEGKKITWKDGVAALYFLIRIGIFG; translated from the coding sequence ATGAATCCATTGCCTGCGCAGTCACAATGTAAAACACTTTCCATCATTATTCCTGCTTATAACGAGAAGGAAACCATTCAGCGCGTTATCGAGAGCGTGATGGCCGTTCCTATCAAGCTGACGCGCGAGCTCATCATCGTGGATGATTGCTCCAAGGACGGCACGCGAGAGATTCTGCAGGAGCTGAAGCCGCCAGTCGGGGCCACCCTCAAGGTCCTCATGCACGACCGCAACCAGGGCAAAGGAGCAGCGATTCGCACCGGCCTGGAACACATAACCGGAGACATCGTGCTGGTACAGGATGCGGACCTGGAATATGATCCCGCTGATTTTCCCGCGCTATTAGAGCCGATTCTTTCAGGCAGGGCAGACGTGGTTTTTGGCAACCGCTTTCATGGCGGTACGCACCGCGTGCTTTATTTCTGGCATTACCAGGCGAACCTTTTTTTAACCACGCTATGCAACATGATTGCCAACCTCAATCTCAGCGACATGGAGGTGGGGTACAAGGTCTTTCGCACCGAGTTCATCAAGAAAGTAAAGCTGACGGCCAACCGCTTTGGCTTTGAGCCCGAAATCACCATTAAGGTCGCCCGCCTGAAGTGCCGGATCTATGAAGTGCCTATTTCCTATCACGGGCGTACTTACGAAGAGGGGAAAAAGATTACCTGGAAGGACGGGGTCGCAGCCTTGTATTTTCTGATCAGAATTGGGATTTTCGGCTAA
- a CDS encoding peptidyl-prolyl cis-trans isomerase: MIRFLQTPGKAKKIVLSAMLLVICVAMVWYLVPSSGGDFSTSHPGVLATVGGQEVNVSDIQKLSPNRDLLGPEFNQAFNEVVGEKVLLMEADRIGLRVTDDELRDALHKGQYGQIFFPKGQFVGEEEYTNILRDRANTTVPEFEKNVKTQLLLGKLQKLVTAGAQVPLEEVQREFVKQNTRVKLQYAIINSDEIAKTINPTETELKAFYEQRKASYATALPEKRKARYIAIDISKLQNQVKVSPDELQSYYKQHIEEFRQPEQVKASHILIRVAKGSDAKVDEAARAKAEDILKQLKAGAKFEELAKKYSEDTGQNGFPGSAQQGGSLGWFGHGQMVKEFDQAAFSLPVGQISGLVKTEYGYHIIRVDDKHEARLQPLEEVRSQIEPQVAGLKAHQEADSLAAAVTKEAQMHGLESAAAKNHLNIVNQEWFSHSDSLTGIGKSSDFMDAAFSAKEKSPPSEVATDSGYVVFEITAVQPPAAPTYDDVRSQVASDYKNEQTAMGLYKKTQELGDRAHVLKDLARAAKELGAKVETTSDFVGPQDPVKGLGSMGGQAAVAFSLKPGEISSPIRAGSNGAVLTVIERKEPTQAEIEKGSDQVRESLVNEKRQEMLVLYIDGLRQTMEKEGKVKVNQKELDLYTKRAAAPQQTSQGPLNY; this comes from the coding sequence ATGATTCGTTTCCTGCAAACCCCCGGTAAGGCGAAAAAGATCGTCTTAAGCGCAATGCTGTTAGTGATCTGTGTGGCCATGGTGTGGTACCTGGTGCCCTCCTCAGGAGGTGATTTCTCAACCAGCCACCCGGGCGTCCTGGCCACGGTGGGCGGCCAGGAGGTCAACGTCAGTGACATTCAGAAGCTCTCGCCCAACCGGGACCTTTTGGGGCCGGAATTCAACCAGGCTTTTAACGAGGTGGTTGGCGAAAAAGTCCTATTGATGGAAGCCGACCGCATCGGACTCAGGGTCACGGACGATGAATTGCGGGACGCCTTGCACAAGGGGCAATACGGGCAGATCTTTTTCCCCAAGGGACAATTCGTCGGAGAAGAGGAGTACACCAACATTCTGCGAGATCGGGCCAACACCACCGTGCCTGAATTCGAGAAAAACGTTAAGACCCAGTTGCTGCTGGGCAAGCTGCAGAAGTTGGTGACGGCCGGGGCCCAGGTCCCACTGGAAGAGGTGCAGCGCGAGTTTGTGAAACAAAACACCAGGGTGAAGCTGCAATACGCCATTATCAATTCGGATGAAATCGCCAAGACGATCAATCCGACCGAGACCGAACTCAAGGCTTTTTACGAGCAGCGCAAGGCATCGTATGCCACTGCCTTGCCGGAGAAGCGGAAGGCGCGTTACATCGCTATTGATATCAGCAAGCTTCAGAACCAGGTCAAAGTTTCTCCTGATGAGTTGCAGAGCTATTACAAGCAGCATATAGAAGAGTTCCGCCAGCCGGAGCAGGTAAAGGCCAGCCATATCCTCATCAGGGTGGCCAAGGGATCCGACGCCAAGGTGGATGAAGCAGCGCGCGCCAAGGCCGAAGATATTCTGAAACAGCTCAAAGCCGGGGCAAAGTTTGAAGAACTGGCGAAAAAATATTCCGAGGATACCGGTCAAAACGGGTTCCCGGGAAGCGCCCAACAAGGAGGTTCTCTGGGATGGTTTGGGCATGGTCAGATGGTGAAGGAATTCGACCAGGCTGCGTTCTCTTTACCTGTAGGCCAGATCAGCGGACTTGTGAAGACCGAGTATGGTTACCACATCATCCGGGTTGACGACAAACACGAAGCCCGCCTCCAGCCGTTGGAAGAGGTGAGGAGCCAGATTGAGCCGCAGGTAGCCGGTCTTAAAGCGCATCAAGAGGCTGATTCACTTGCCGCCGCGGTGACGAAAGAGGCCCAGATGCATGGGCTGGAATCCGCAGCAGCCAAGAACCATCTTAATATCGTGAACCAGGAGTGGTTTTCCCACAGCGATTCATTGACAGGCATAGGGAAGTCCTCCGATTTCATGGACGCAGCTTTTAGCGCCAAAGAGAAATCGCCTCCCAGCGAAGTGGCAACCGACAGCGGCTACGTGGTGTTCGAGATTACGGCGGTGCAGCCTCCGGCAGCTCCAACGTATGACGATGTTCGCAGCCAGGTTGCGAGCGACTACAAGAATGAGCAAACGGCGATGGGTCTGTACAAGAAAACCCAGGAGCTCGGCGACCGCGCCCATGTGCTGAAGGACCTGGCGCGCGCAGCCAAGGAGCTTGGCGCCAAGGTAGAGACCACCAGCGACTTCGTAGGACCGCAAGACCCGGTCAAAGGTTTGGGCAGCATGGGCGGGCAAGCCGCGGTTGCCTTCAGCCTGAAGCCGGGCGAAATCAGCTCTCCGATTCGCGCGGGCAGCAATGGAGCTGTGCTGACGGTGATCGAGCGCAAGGAGCCGACCCAGGCCGAAATCGAAAAAGGAAGCGACCAGGTCCGCGAATCGCTGGTGAACGAGAAACGCCAGGAGATGCTGGTACTCTACATTGACGGCTTGAGGCAGACCATGGAAAAGGAAGGCAAGGTCAAGGTCAACCAAAAGGAATTGGACCTTTATACCAAGCGCGCCGCAGCCCCGCAGCAGACCAGTCAAGGCCCTCTCAATTACTGA